A stretch of the Deinococcus reticulitermitis genome encodes the following:
- a CDS encoding cobalamin-binding protein — MTASAARLVSLLPSATDLIFELGLGERLLGVSHCCDHPGAAGLPVLTRSIVGYDLPQPEIDRAVSEALRAGRALYTVDGPLLDKLRPDLVVTQGVCEVCAVTPGTIAEATRLLPGCLPAERVLSLEGQDFAGILGDLRALAHAAGVPERGERLAEEAQARWDAVEAAPGGRRVLTLEWVDPPFFGGHWVPEQVARAGGVDVLGAPGQVSGRTTWEDVAQLAPDVTVVMCCGYGLAENATFARTVLERPELRAGEVWAVDANAHFSRPSLGVVRGAEVIAALLHGEARSGESMRVG; from the coding sequence ATGACCGCCTCTGCTGCCCGCCTCGTCAGCCTGCTGCCGAGCGCCACCGACCTAATCTTCGAGCTCGGCCTGGGAGAACGGCTCCTGGGGGTCAGCCACTGCTGCGACCACCCCGGCGCGGCGGGGCTGCCGGTGCTGACGCGCAGCATCGTCGGTTACGACCTCCCGCAACCTGAGATCGACCGCGCGGTGAGCGAGGCGCTGCGGGCCGGACGGGCGCTCTACACGGTGGACGGCCCGCTGCTGGACAAACTGCGGCCCGATCTCGTCGTCACGCAGGGCGTGTGCGAGGTCTGCGCGGTGACGCCGGGGACGATTGCCGAGGCCACGCGCCTGCTACCGGGGTGCCTGCCCGCCGAACGGGTGCTCAGCCTGGAGGGGCAGGACTTCGCCGGCATCCTGGGTGACCTGCGCGCCCTGGCACACGCGGCGGGCGTTCCCGAGCGCGGCGAGCGGCTGGCGGAAGAAGCCCAGGCCCGCTGGGACGCTGTAGAGGCGGCGCCGGGAGGCCGGCGGGTGCTGACCCTCGAATGGGTGGACCCGCCCTTTTTCGGCGGCCACTGGGTTCCCGAGCAGGTGGCGCGCGCGGGCGGCGTGGACGTGCTCGGCGCCCCGGGGCAGGTGAGTGGGCGCACGACCTGGGAGGACGTCGCCCAGCTCGCCCCCGACGTGACCGTGGTCATGTGCTGCGGCTACGGCCTCGCCGAGAATGCCACCTTCGCCCGCACCGTGCTGGAGCGGCCCGAACTGCGGGCGGGCGAGGTCTGGGCGGTGGACGCGAACGCCCACTTCTCGCGGCCCTCTCTGGGGGTAGTGCGCGGGGCAGAGGTGATCGCGGCGCTGCTGCATGGAGAGGCGCGGAGCGGCGAGAGTATGCGGGTGGGTTGA
- a CDS encoding type III pantothenate kinase — translation MAAFPLLAVDIGNTTTVLGLADASRTLTHTWRVRTNRDQLPDDLALQLHGLFTLAGAAIPRAAVLSSVAPPVGENYALALRRHFMIEPFTVSAETLPDVTVELDQPGAVGADRLCNLFGAEKYLDRCDYAVVVDFGTSTNFDVIGRGRRFLGGVLATGAQVSADALFARAAKLPRISLEAPASAIGKNTVHALQSGLVYGYAEMVDGLLRRIRAELPGEAVSIATGGFSRTVQGICREIDHYDETLTLRGLVELWASRQAVGARPPATV, via the coding sequence GTGGCTGCTTTTCCCCTGCTCGCCGTGGACATCGGCAACACGACGACGGTGCTCGGCCTCGCCGACGCGTCGCGGACCCTGACGCATACCTGGCGGGTGCGGACCAACCGCGACCAGTTGCCCGACGACCTCGCGCTGCAACTGCATGGGCTGTTCACCCTGGCGGGGGCCGCCATTCCGCGCGCGGCGGTCCTGAGCAGCGTGGCGCCGCCCGTGGGCGAGAACTACGCGCTCGCTCTGCGGCGGCACTTCATGATCGAGCCGTTCACCGTGAGCGCCGAGACGCTGCCCGACGTGACCGTCGAACTCGATCAGCCGGGCGCGGTGGGGGCCGACCGGCTGTGCAACCTCTTCGGCGCCGAAAAATACCTCGACCGCTGCGACTACGCGGTGGTGGTGGATTTCGGCACCTCCACCAACTTCGACGTGATCGGGCGCGGGCGGCGCTTTCTCGGCGGCGTCCTCGCCACGGGCGCGCAAGTGAGCGCCGACGCCCTCTTTGCCCGCGCCGCCAAGCTGCCGCGCATCTCGCTCGAAGCGCCCGCCAGCGCCATCGGCAAAAACACCGTTCACGCGCTGCAATCGGGGCTGGTCTACGGCTACGCCGAGATGGTGGACGGCCTGCTGCGCCGCATCCGCGCCGAACTGCCGGGAGAAGCGGTCAGCATTGCCACCGGGGGCTTCTCGCGCACGGTGCAGGGCATCTGCCGCGAGATCGACCACTACGACGAGACGCTGACCCTGCGCGGCCTCGTCGAGCTGTGGGCGAGTCGGCAGGCGGTGGGGGCGCGGCCTCCGGCCACGGTCTGA
- a CDS encoding peptidylprolyl isomerase translates to MKPRTLSFALQATLLLTGALALSACQTKTETTTTETKQETATETPKNTAPEVATPGPLPSGYTLVPFLSDKPVRTFTAPPAMSLQDGQDYYALFDTNRGQILVDLYEQETPATVNNFVTLARNHFYDGLRFHRVIDGFMAQTGDPKSADEAEKEAWGSGGPGYQFPDEIRSRLTFDTPGVLAMANSGPNTNGSQLFLTFEPTPQLNGSYSVFGKVVSGEDVLPKLTRTSSTATSQEVPIEGAVADKLLGVRILTKGS, encoded by the coding sequence ATGAAGCCCAGGACGCTTTCCTTTGCCCTTCAGGCCACGCTGCTGCTGACCGGCGCCCTTGCGCTCAGCGCCTGCCAGACGAAGACGGAAACCACCACGACCGAGACCAAGCAGGAAACCGCCACAGAGACGCCCAAGAACACGGCCCCGGAAGTCGCCACCCCCGGCCCGCTGCCGAGCGGCTACACCCTGGTGCCGTTCCTGAGCGACAAGCCGGTGCGGACCTTCACGGCACCGCCCGCCATGAGCCTGCAAGACGGCCAGGATTACTACGCACTGTTCGACACCAACCGGGGCCAGATCCTGGTGGACCTCTACGAGCAGGAGACGCCGGCCACCGTCAACAACTTCGTGACCCTCGCGCGCAATCACTTCTACGACGGCCTGCGCTTTCACCGCGTGATCGACGGCTTCATGGCCCAGACCGGCGACCCCAAGAGCGCCGACGAGGCCGAGAAAGAAGCCTGGGGCTCGGGCGGCCCCGGCTACCAGTTCCCCGACGAGATCCGCTCGAGGCTGACCTTCGACACCCCCGGCGTCCTGGCGATGGCGAACAGCGGCCCGAACACCAATGGCTCGCAGCTCTTTCTCACCTTCGAGCCGACGCCGCAGCTCAACGGCAGTTACAGCGTCTTCGGCAAGGTGGTCAGCGGCGAGGACGTGCTACCGAAGCTCACCCGCACGTCGAGCACCGCTACCAGCCAGGAAGTCCCCATTGAGGGCGCGGTGGCCGACAAGCTGCTCGGCGTCCGCATCCTGACGAAGGGAAGCTGA
- the cmk gene encoding (d)CMP kinase, producing the protein MIVTIDGNAASGKSSVSGGVARALGIPYVSSGLLYRAATRLGLEAGLDLERAEALLAHLQKVPLRLEPLAGGNRVWTGERDLTGELHQSAVDAGVSVVASHPEIRAWVDAQLRALTPPFVAEGRDMGTNVFPHAQAKFYLTASPRVRAERRAAERPEDVDAIEAALKERDHRDRLQSAPAPGARVIDTGPLTLDEVIAEILRGVEEARGTAAR; encoded by the coding sequence GTGATCGTGACCATCGACGGCAACGCGGCGAGCGGCAAGTCCAGCGTCTCGGGCGGGGTCGCCCGCGCCCTGGGCATCCCCTACGTCAGCAGCGGTCTGCTCTACCGCGCCGCCACCCGGCTCGGCCTCGAAGCGGGACTCGATCTGGAACGCGCCGAAGCCCTGCTCGCGCACCTGCAAAAGGTGCCGCTGCGCCTGGAGCCGCTCGCGGGGGGCAACCGCGTCTGGACCGGCGAGCGTGACCTGACCGGCGAGCTGCACCAGAGCGCCGTGGACGCGGGCGTGAGCGTGGTCGCCTCCCATCCCGAGATTCGCGCCTGGGTCGATGCGCAGCTCCGTGCCCTGACGCCCCCTTTCGTCGCCGAGGGGCGCGACATGGGCACCAACGTGTTTCCGCACGCGCAGGCCAAGTTCTACCTGACCGCCAGCCCGCGCGTCCGTGCCGAGCGCCGCGCCGCCGAGCGCCCCGAGGACGTGGATGCCATCGAGGCGGCCCTGAAAGAGCGCGACCACCGCGACCGCCTCCAGAGCGCCCCGGCGCCGGGCGCCCGCGTCATCGATACCGGCCCGCTGACCCTCGACGAGGTGATCGCCGAGATTCTGCGGGGAGTGGAGGAGGCGAGGGGAACAGCGGCGCGGTAG
- a CDS encoding nitronate monooxygenase, which translates to MTHITQQNALNPAASSTHQTKPPRIIQGGMGVAVSDWRLARAVSLTGELGVVSGTGIDNVLVRRLQDGDPEGHVRRALAAYPLQDKAQEFVTKYFIEGGKPADKPYARVPLPTHRSHRLAWELSIAGGFVEVWLAREGHDFPVGLNLLTKLELMTMPALYGAMLAGVDTVIMGAGIPREVPLALDNLAAGRPGTFRLSVKGDPQGETPLVTLDPAAYGFAGTTTARPRFYPIITSHVLAGVLTKKAGGSIEGFVIEGPTAGGHNAPPRGKYAYDEIGQPVYGERDVCDLSEMRKIGLPFWLAGGYGSPEGLREALAEGAAGVQVGTLFAYSKEAGIRDDLQAEVLERVREGNLAVYTDPLASPTGFPFKVVQLPETLSNPEVYAARTRICDIGYLREAYWETDPGKEGKVGWRCPAEPVDTYVAKGGKLEDTVGRKCLCNALMADAGMPQLQKGGELEKSLLTSGDGLVELSRWKPGYTAADAVAYLRGELVGSDAGTAQPAEAALG; encoded by the coding sequence ATGACACACATCACACAGCAAAACGCGCTGAATCCAGCGGCGTCATCAACCCACCAGACGAAACCTCCCCGCATCATTCAGGGCGGCATGGGCGTCGCCGTGTCCGACTGGCGGCTGGCGCGGGCCGTCTCGCTGACCGGCGAACTCGGCGTCGTGTCGGGCACGGGCATCGACAACGTGCTCGTGCGCCGCCTCCAGGACGGCGATCCGGAAGGTCACGTGCGCCGGGCGCTCGCCGCCTACCCCCTTCAGGACAAGGCGCAGGAGTTCGTCACCAAATACTTCATCGAGGGCGGCAAGCCCGCCGACAAGCCCTACGCCCGCGTGCCGCTCCCCACACACCGCAGCCACCGCCTCGCCTGGGAGCTCTCGATTGCCGGGGGCTTTGTGGAAGTGTGGCTGGCGCGCGAGGGCCACGACTTTCCGGTGGGCCTGAACCTGCTCACCAAGCTTGAACTGATGACGATGCCCGCACTCTACGGCGCGATGCTCGCGGGGGTGGACACCGTGATCATGGGGGCCGGCATTCCGCGTGAGGTGCCGCTGGCGCTCGACAACCTCGCGGCGGGGCGGCCCGGCACCTTTCGCCTGAGTGTCAAGGGTGATCCGCAGGGCGAGACGCCGCTTGTGACGCTCGACCCCGCCGCGTACGGCTTTGCGGGCACCACCACCGCGCGGCCCCGCTTTTACCCGATCATCACCTCGCACGTGCTCGCCGGAGTGCTCACCAAGAAGGCGGGCGGCAGCATCGAGGGCTTCGTGATCGAGGGTCCCACGGCGGGCGGCCACAACGCTCCCCCGCGCGGCAAGTACGCCTACGACGAGATCGGGCAGCCGGTGTACGGCGAGCGCGACGTGTGCGACCTCTCGGAAATGCGCAAGATCGGCCTGCCTTTCTGGCTCGCGGGCGGCTACGGCTCGCCGGAAGGGCTGAGGGAAGCCCTCGCGGAAGGCGCGGCGGGCGTGCAGGTCGGAACCCTTTTCGCGTACAGCAAGGAGGCCGGCATCCGCGACGACTTGCAGGCCGAGGTCTTAGAGCGCGTGCGGGAAGGCAACCTCGCGGTGTACACCGACCCCCTCGCCTCGCCGACCGGCTTTCCCTTCAAGGTGGTGCAGCTCCCCGAAACCTTGTCGAATCCCGAGGTCTACGCCGCGCGCACCCGCATCTGCGACATCGGCTACCTGCGCGAAGCGTACTGGGAGACGGATCCTGGCAAGGAGGGCAAGGTCGGCTGGCGCTGCCCCGCCGAACCGGTGGACACCTACGTCGCCAAGGGCGGCAAGCTCGAGGACACCGTGGGCCGCAAATGCCTGTGCAACGCCCTGATGGCCGACGCCGGGATGCCGCAGCTCCAGAAGGGCGGCGAGCTGGAGAAGTCACTTCTGACAAGCGGCGACGGCCTGGTGGAACTCAGCCGCTGGAAGCCCGGCTACACCGCCGCCGACGCGGTGGCTTACCTGCGTGGTGAGCTCGTGGGTTCCGACGCAGGGACAGCTCAGCCTGCCGAAGCGGCGCTGGGCTGA
- a CDS encoding methylglyoxal synthase, with the protein MTSPASLPQQVALIAHDRKKLELAMFALKHRETLGRFHLVATGTTGGVLQKQTGLTVERVLSGPLGGDQQIGARIAEERVLAVFFFRDPLTAQPHEPDVSALVRLCDVHDVALATNPASAEALVVWLESRVSGA; encoded by the coding sequence ATGACTTCCCCGGCGAGTCTTCCGCAGCAGGTGGCCCTGATCGCCCACGACCGCAAGAAGCTCGAACTCGCGATGTTTGCTCTGAAGCACAGGGAGACGCTGGGCCGGTTTCATCTTGTGGCGACCGGCACGACCGGCGGCGTGCTTCAGAAGCAGACCGGCCTCACCGTCGAGCGCGTGCTCTCGGGGCCGCTCGGCGGCGACCAGCAGATCGGGGCCAGGATCGCCGAGGAGAGGGTGCTCGCCGTCTTCTTCTTCCGCGATCCCCTGACCGCGCAGCCGCACGAGCCTGACGTCTCGGCGCTGGTGCGGCTGTGCGACGTGCACGACGTGGCGCTGGCGACCAATCCGGCGAGCGCCGAGGCGCTGGTGGTGTGGCTCGAAAGCCGCGTTTCTGGAGCCTGA
- the metK gene encoding methionine adenosyltransferase has protein sequence MRKFYTSESVSEGHPDKLSDFISDSILDEFLRQEPTARVAVETLVTTGMAVVAGEVRARAAHVDVQKTVRDAVMKVGYTRANYGFDAEYSAVLVSIHEQSPEIGGTVDTSEEWRGMTPEQRALPENAYSMVGAGDQGLMFGYATDETPELMPLPISLAHGLTRKLAELRKSGTLPYLRPDAKAQVTVVRDGEPHEAGFTAVDTVVISTQHSEDADNEQIRADMLEHVIRAVIPEKLLTENTKFFINPSGRFVIGGPHGDTGLTGRKIIVDTYGGAVPHGGGAFSGKDPTKVDRSAAYYARYIAKNLVAAGLARRALVEVAYAIGRAGPVSLRVDTYGTGTVSDERLAELVAAHFDARPQAIIAQLDLLRPIYAQTAAYGHFGRPEFPWEQTDRAPALREAARERVELG, from the coding sequence ATGCGCAAGTTCTACACGTCGGAATCGGTGTCTGAAGGCCACCCCGACAAACTCTCGGACTTTATCTCCGACTCGATTCTCGACGAGTTCCTGCGGCAGGAGCCGACCGCCCGCGTGGCCGTCGAGACGCTCGTGACCACGGGTATGGCGGTCGTGGCGGGCGAGGTTCGGGCGCGTGCGGCCCATGTGGACGTTCAGAAGACCGTGCGCGACGCCGTGATGAAAGTCGGCTATACCCGCGCCAACTACGGCTTCGATGCCGAATACAGCGCCGTCCTCGTCAGCATCCACGAGCAGAGCCCCGAGATCGGCGGCACCGTGGACACCAGCGAGGAATGGCGCGGAATGACCCCCGAGCAGCGCGCGCTGCCGGAAAACGCCTACAGCATGGTGGGCGCCGGCGACCAGGGGCTGATGTTCGGGTACGCCACCGACGAGACGCCCGAGCTGATGCCGCTGCCGATCAGCCTCGCGCACGGCCTGACGCGCAAGCTCGCCGAGCTGCGCAAAAGTGGAACGCTGCCCTACCTGCGCCCCGACGCCAAGGCCCAGGTCACAGTGGTCCGTGACGGCGAGCCGCACGAGGCAGGCTTCACGGCGGTGGACACGGTGGTGATCAGCACCCAGCACAGCGAGGACGCCGACAACGAGCAGATCCGCGCCGACATGCTCGAGCATGTGATCCGCGCCGTGATCCCCGAGAAGCTCCTCACGGAGAACACCAAGTTTTTCATCAACCCCTCGGGCCGCTTCGTGATCGGCGGGCCGCACGGCGACACCGGGCTCACGGGCCGCAAGATCATCGTGGACACTTACGGCGGCGCGGTGCCGCACGGCGGAGGCGCGTTCTCGGGCAAGGATCCGACGAAGGTGGACCGTTCGGCAGCCTACTACGCGCGCTACATCGCCAAGAACCTGGTCGCGGCGGGGCTCGCGCGCCGGGCGCTGGTCGAGGTCGCGTACGCGATCGGGCGGGCAGGGCCCGTCAGCCTGCGGGTCGACACCTACGGCACCGGCACGGTCAGCGACGAGCGCCTCGCCGAGCTGGTGGCCGCGCATTTCGACGCCCGTCCGCAGGCGATTATCGCCCAACTGGACCTGCTGCGCCCGATCTACGCCCAGACCGCGGCCTACGGGCACTTCGGGCGCCCCGAGTTTCCCTGGGAGCAGACCGACCGGGCGCCGGCCCTCAGGGAAGCGGCGCGCGAGCGGGTCGAACTGGGCTGA
- the coaD gene encoding pantetheine-phosphate adenylyltransferase, translating to MNAVFSGSFDPITSGHMDVLTRASRIFDHVTVTVMHNARKQGKHLFPLDERLEIIRQATAHFGNVSVDSFGGLLVDYMARQGQSVIVRGLRAVSDYEYELQIAHLNRQIGDAETVFIMAATRWSFVSSSMVKEIASYGGDISEMVPRASAEALRRKYADVYAERAQSQQNQPSPGQGGPGKS from the coding sequence ATGAACGCCGTCTTCTCCGGATCGTTTGACCCCATCACGAGCGGCCACATGGACGTGCTCACGCGGGCGAGCCGCATCTTCGACCACGTGACGGTCACCGTGATGCACAACGCCCGCAAGCAGGGCAAACACCTCTTTCCTCTCGACGAGCGCCTGGAGATCATCCGCCAGGCGACCGCACATTTTGGCAACGTCAGCGTGGACTCGTTTGGTGGGCTGCTCGTGGACTACATGGCCCGGCAGGGGCAGAGCGTGATTGTGCGCGGGTTGCGCGCCGTGAGCGACTATGAGTACGAACTCCAGATCGCCCACCTCAACCGCCAGATCGGCGACGCCGAGACGGTGTTCATCATGGCGGCGACCCGCTGGAGTTTCGTCAGTTCCTCGATGGTCAAGGAGATCGCGAGCTACGGCGGCGACATCTCGGAGATGGTGCCGCGCGCGAGTGCCGAGGCGCTGCGGCGCAAATACGCCGACGTGTACGCCGAGCGGGCCCAGAGTCAACAGAACCAGCCCTCACCGGGCCAGGGTGGTCCAGGCAAAAGCTGA
- a CDS encoding RsmD family RNA methyltransferase, with protein sequence MSLRILGGVAKGRELRVPESARPSSARIRKSLFDLLAARAPVGRFPVFLDLHGGSGAVGLEAASRGHRVILIEKDARAVKALEANARALGLQVTVRRGDAVGQLPHLGGADIVFSDPPYEADIAATALAVLGSGAVNAGGVLICQHPTQVTLPEVPGHEREVRRYGSNVLTLYWRAQEGLAEETDAAGLSAGTPE encoded by the coding sequence TTGAGCCTGCGGATTCTCGGCGGCGTCGCCAAGGGCCGCGAGTTGCGCGTGCCCGAAAGTGCGCGGCCCAGCAGCGCCCGCATTCGCAAGAGCCTGTTCGACCTGCTCGCCGCGCGGGCCCCGGTGGGGCGTTTTCCAGTGTTTCTCGACCTGCACGGCGGCAGCGGTGCGGTCGGCCTGGAGGCGGCGAGCCGGGGGCACCGCGTCATCCTGATCGAGAAAGACGCGCGGGCTGTGAAGGCGCTCGAAGCCAATGCCCGCGCCCTGGGCCTGCAGGTCACGGTGCGCCGGGGCGACGCGGTGGGGCAACTGCCGCACCTCGGCGGGGCCGACATCGTGTTCAGCGACCCGCCTTATGAGGCCGACATTGCGGCCACGGCGCTCGCCGTGCTGGGCAGCGGAGCCGTGAACGCGGGCGGTGTGCTGATCTGCCAGCATCCTACCCAGGTGACGTTGCCCGAGGTGCCCGGCCACGAGCGCGAGGTGCGGCGCTACGGCAGCAACGTGCTCACGCTCTACTGGCGCGCCCAGGAAGGCCTGGCGGAGGAAACCGACGCCGCTGGCCTGTCCGCCGGGACGCCGGAGTAA
- the mobA gene encoding molybdenum cofactor guanylyltransferase, which produces MVWGAISGPCHTAEVFGFAAAIIAGGQSRRFGQDKALALWRGQTLLAHVAAGLAGAHPRLLIAPPGKYALPGWETLGDLRPGEGPLAGLETALTHAPAGWVALAGVDHPALTPAYWHALAQALTPGALSVQAVAPDGSAQPLGALYHTALLPRVTALLDTGERRLRLAAPPGMPDTVLVRGLSAGYFQNVNRPADLAALGRQEGEGPYS; this is translated from the coding sequence ATGGTGTGGGGGGCCATCTCTGGGCCCTGCCACACTGCGGAGGTGTTCGGTTTTGCTGCGGCCATCATCGCTGGGGGACAGTCGCGCCGCTTCGGGCAGGACAAGGCGCTGGCCCTCTGGCGCGGGCAGACCCTGCTCGCCCATGTGGCGGCGGGGCTGGCCGGCGCCCATCCGCGCCTCCTGATCGCTCCGCCAGGGAAGTACGCCCTGCCCGGCTGGGAGACCCTGGGTGACCTGCGCCCCGGTGAGGGACCGCTGGCCGGGCTGGAGACGGCCCTCACCCATGCTCCGGCGGGATGGGTGGCGCTGGCCGGCGTCGATCACCCAGCCTTGACGCCGGCCTACTGGCACGCGCTCGCGCAGGCCCTCACCCCCGGCGCCCTGAGTGTGCAGGCTGTGGCCCCGGACGGCAGCGCGCAGCCGCTCGGCGCGCTCTATCACACGGCGCTGCTGCCGCGCGTCACGGCGCTGCTGGACACCGGGGAGCGCCGGCTACGCCTCGCCGCTCCGCCCGGGATGCCGGACACTGTGCTCGTGCGGGGGCTGAGCGCCGGGTATTTCCAGAACGTCAACCGCCCAGCGGACCTCGCGGCGCTAGGTCGGCAGGAGGGGGAGGGGCCTTACTCGTAG
- the era gene encoding GTPase Era, with the protein MTHSAPAPDAPETPTTYAGFVAIVGKPNVGKSTLLNAFLGTKVAPTSPRPQTTRRDVRGIYTLGERQIIFIDTPGVHKPKDALGKYMNHEVHSALADVDAVIWVVDLRHPPTDEDSLVAHQIRDLPKPLLLVGNKTDAAKYPDEAMRLYRALLEGRREDLETSETMLSAQNNTNAVATLREQVLEGLPENPFFFPQGSASDQTREMWAAEIVREEAMKKLRDELPYAVATRVTRWTEREDGLQRIEGEIVVEKNAHKGMVIGAGGKQLREIGQAARKQLEVFLDRKVYLGLEVIVIPGWREDEEALRELGYE; encoded by the coding sequence ATGACCCATTCTGCCCCCGCGCCCGACGCCCCCGAGACCCCGACCACCTACGCCGGGTTCGTGGCGATCGTCGGCAAGCCCAACGTAGGCAAAAGCACGCTGCTGAACGCATTTCTGGGCACCAAGGTCGCGCCCACCAGCCCCCGGCCCCAGACGACCCGCCGGGACGTGCGCGGTATCTATACCCTGGGCGAGCGCCAGATCATCTTTATCGATACGCCGGGGGTCCACAAGCCCAAGGACGCGCTCGGCAAGTACATGAACCACGAGGTCCACTCCGCGCTCGCCGACGTGGACGCCGTGATCTGGGTGGTGGACCTGCGCCACCCGCCGACCGACGAGGACAGTCTGGTCGCCCATCAGATTCGCGACCTGCCCAAGCCGCTTCTCCTGGTCGGCAACAAAACCGACGCGGCCAAGTACCCCGACGAGGCGATGCGGCTCTACCGCGCGCTTCTGGAAGGCCGGCGTGAGGACCTGGAGACGAGTGAAACGATGCTCTCGGCCCAGAACAACACGAATGCCGTCGCCACGCTGCGCGAGCAGGTGCTCGAAGGGCTGCCGGAAAATCCCTTCTTCTTCCCGCAGGGCAGCGCTTCGGATCAGACGCGCGAGATGTGGGCGGCCGAGATCGTGCGCGAGGAGGCGATGAAAAAGCTGCGCGACGAGTTGCCCTACGCCGTCGCCACCCGCGTCACCCGCTGGACCGAGCGCGAAGACGGCCTACAGCGCATCGAGGGCGAGATCGTCGTCGAGAAAAACGCCCACAAGGGCATGGTGATCGGTGCGGGCGGCAAGCAGCTGCGCGAGATCGGGCAGGCGGCCCGCAAGCAGCTCGAAGTGTTTCTCGACCGCAAGGTCTACCTCGGCCTCGAAGTGATCGTGATTCCCGGTTGGCGCGAGGACGAAGAAGCCCTGCGCGAACTCGGCTACGAGTAA
- the rocF gene encoding arginase produces the protein MNVSILGIPMDLGAGRRGVDMGPSALRNAQLARTLRGLGHTVEDLGDLKVAIPETLDKHEAGGLIFLDPIVDACRAAAERVAALPPGTFPLTLGGDHSVSMGTVTGNGLRGEPQRTGVIWVDAHTDYNTPESSPSGNIHGMPMAHLTGRGDERLARLGGDWQVRPEDVVMIGIRSVDPHERELLREAGIQAYTMKDVDQLGITRIHEETQERLSGVTRLHVSFDADALDPGVCPGVGTPVPGGLSYREGHLLMELLSESGRVTSLDIVEVNPILDTHNRTAEVMVGMAASLLGQRIM, from the coding sequence ATGAACGTCTCGATTCTCGGCATTCCGATGGACCTCGGCGCAGGGAGGCGTGGGGTGGACATGGGCCCCTCGGCGCTGCGCAACGCCCAGCTCGCCCGGACGCTGCGCGGGCTCGGCCACACGGTCGAGGACCTCGGCGACCTCAAGGTGGCGATTCCCGAGACGCTCGACAAGCACGAGGCGGGCGGCCTGATTTTCCTGGACCCCATCGTGGACGCCTGCCGCGCCGCCGCCGAGCGGGTGGCCGCGCTGCCCCCCGGCACCTTTCCGCTGACCCTCGGGGGCGACCACTCGGTGAGCATGGGCACCGTGACCGGCAACGGCCTGCGCGGCGAGCCGCAGCGCACCGGAGTGATCTGGGTGGACGCCCACACCGACTACAACACGCCCGAGTCGAGCCCCAGCGGCAACATTCACGGCATGCCGATGGCCCACCTCACCGGGCGCGGTGACGAGCGGCTCGCGCGCCTCGGCGGCGACTGGCAGGTGCGCCCCGAGGACGTGGTGATGATCGGCATCCGCAGCGTGGACCCGCACGAGCGCGAGCTGCTGCGTGAAGCGGGCATCCAGGCCTACACGATGAAGGACGTCGACCAGCTCGGCATCACCCGCATCCACGAGGAAACCCAGGAGCGCCTGAGCGGTGTCACGCGCCTGCACGTCTCTTTCGACGCCGACGCCCTGGACCCCGGCGTGTGCCCCGGCGTCGGCACCCCGGTGCCCGGCGGGCTGAGCTACCGCGAAGGGCACCTCCTGATGGAACTGCTCTCGGAATCGGGCCGCGTCACGAGCCTGGACATCGTGGAGGTCAACCCGATTCTGGATACCCACAACCGCACCGCCGAGGTGATGGTGGGCATGGCGGCGAGCCTGCTCGGTCAGCGGATCATGTGA
- a CDS encoding metallophosphoesterase family protein, translated as MPDPDRPKRLLLLADHVHPYVYRNAFPQGMVPVDLVLAAGDLPGYYLEFLATKLPVPIVYVHGNHENEYVNEGDGRIPPRGVIPAHGRVVEAAGLRIAGWGGVPRYRADGEGQYSPFQASWGLRRLGWQVRRGRKTGGVDILLTHAPPLGPHAGEDYAHRGCGELTRFMRAQRPRLLVHGHIHEYEGKKLDYVDEDSRTRVINAYGYRVIEWPGQVSG; from the coding sequence ATGCCGGACCCTGACCGCCCCAAGCGCCTGCTGCTGCTGGCCGATCACGTGCACCCCTACGTCTACCGCAACGCGTTTCCGCAGGGAATGGTGCCGGTAGACCTCGTGCTCGCGGCGGGGGACCTGCCGGGGTACTACCTTGAATTCCTGGCGACCAAGCTGCCGGTGCCTATCGTCTATGTGCACGGCAATCATGAAAACGAGTACGTCAACGAGGGAGACGGGCGCATTCCCCCGCGCGGCGTGATTCCCGCGCATGGCCGGGTGGTGGAGGCCGCTGGGCTGCGCATCGCCGGCTGGGGCGGCGTGCCGCGCTACCGCGCAGACGGGGAAGGGCAGTACAGCCCCTTCCAGGCGAGCTGGGGCCTGCGCCGCCTGGGCTGGCAGGTGCGCCGGGGCCGGAAGACCGGGGGGGTGGACATCCTCCTCACCCATGCTCCGCCGCTCGGCCCCCACGCGGGCGAGGACTACGCCCACCGGGGCTGCGGCGAGCTGACGCGCTTCATGCGGGCCCAGCGGCCCCGGCTCCTCGTCCACGGCCACATCCACGAGTACGAGGGCAAGAAGCTCGATTACGTCGACGAGGACAGCCGCACCCGGGTGATCAACGCCTACGGCTACCGGGTGATCGAGTGGCCCGGCCAGGTCAGCGGCTGA